A DNA window from Camelina sativa cultivar DH55 chromosome 13, Cs, whole genome shotgun sequence contains the following coding sequences:
- the LOC104734832 gene encoding E3 ubiquitin-protein ligase CIP8, with protein sequence MDLSHQRVEQSQVTPPHHDSVHGDFGNESRSESCFGVIEGRGCDMVIELGLESGGSVVVENLGDSSSDIDVGNGFDEPDDDDFFAERRDFGPEFRDIASLGSNIRLITVESGSDGEDLENEREIWGIDLDEEDVYVNDDDDVDGEYDDDVSVTIPLCWDSLQLEDRGVTIAANEFDWEEVDDGVGDVVGEEIELRSGFAEVDFNDESSVSVSVSPIISLEELPTRERAEGNRGWEVLLNHTLEINFDVENRELYIVGDHDDYFQTNEYEMLFEQFADAEVSVLGLPPTSKSFLKNLPMVRLEGESNDDGVGVVVCAVCKDEMNIGNEAVQLPCNHKYHSECIVPWLKVRNTCPVCRHELPTDDAEYEQRKIQRTTSTFDLAL encoded by the coding sequence ATGGATCTGTCACACCAGCGAGTTGAGCAGTCTCAGGTAACTCCTCCTCACCACGATAGTGTCCATGGTGATTTTGGTAACGAATCGCGATCCGAGTCTTGTTTTGGTGTGATAGAGGGAAGAGGTTGCGACATggttattgaattagggttGGAATCTGGCGGgagtgttgttgttgagaaTTTAGGTGATAGTAGTAGTGATATTGATGTTGGTAACGGTTTTGATGAACCTGATGACGACGATTTCTTCGCTGAGCGGAGGGATTTTGGGCCTGAGTTTCGCGATATCGCTTCGTTGGGGAGTAATATCCGTTTGATTACTGTCGAATCGGGTTCTGATGGTGAGGATCTTGAGAATGAGAGGGAGATTTGGGGGATTGatttggatgaagaagatgtctatgtcaatgatgatgatgatgttgatggtgaatatgatgatgatgttagtGTGACTATCCCTCTTTGTTGGGATTCACTCCAGTTAGAAGATCGTGGAGTCACAATTGCTGCTAATGAATTTGATTGGGAGGAAGTTGATGATGGTGTTGGTGATGTTGTAGGGGAAGAGATTGAGTTACGAAGCGGTTTTGCTGAAGTTGATTTCAACGACGAAAGTTCAGTTTCGGTTTCTGTCTCGCCGATTATCTCATTAGAGGAGTTACCAACAAGGGAAAGAGCAGAGGGAAATCGTGGGTGGGAAGTTTTGCTGAATCATACTCTGGAGATCAACTTTGATGTGGAAAACAGAGAGCTGTATATTGTTGGTGACCATGACGATTATTTTCAAACAAACGAGTATGAGATGTTGTTTGAACAGTTTGCTGATGCTGAGGTTTCCGTTCTCGGGTTACCCCCAACTTCCAAATCTTTTCTCAAGAATCTCCCAATGGTTCGATTGGAAGGTGAGAGCAATGATGATGGTGTGGGTGTGGTTGTCTGTGCGGTTTGCAAAGATGAGATGAATATCGGAAACGAAGCGGTTCAGTTGCCCTGTAATCATAAGTATCATAGTGAATGTATTGTACCGTGGCTCAAAGTAAGGAACACATGTCCTGTTTGTCGCCATGAATTGCCTACAGATGATGCAGAGTATGAGCAAAGGAAGATCCAGAGAACAACAAGTACTTTTGACCTGGCTCTGTAA
- the LOC104734833 gene encoding uncharacterized protein LOC104734833, protein MESANILRSDEDCRSCESGWTMYLASQSHDHNHDGCYYDDDDEEEEEDSDGGDSMDSDASSGPMEATCLKLAQEIEEQNSVMKKKKKTNEEMVLVETTRVHNNVNDDEDDIDGDNHDYDDANDSYSVVHSYVGSVRQKGLV, encoded by the coding sequence ATGGAGTCTGCAAACATCTTAAGATCCGATGAAGATTGTCGCAGCTGTGAATCTGGATGGACGATGTATTTAGCCTCACAGTCTCATGATCATAATCACGACGGCTGTTActatgacgatgatgatgaagaagaagaagaagatagcgaTGGTGGTGATTCGATGGATTCTGATGCATCTTCTGGTCCCATGGAAGCCACATGTCTCAAACTTGCCCAAGAGATTGAGGAGCAAAACTctgtaatgaagaagaagaaaaagactaaTGAAGAGATGGTTTTGGTGGAGACGACTAGGGTTCACAACAACGtcaatgatgatgaagatgatattgatGGAGATAATCATGATTATGATGATGCTAATGATAGCTACAGTGTAGTTCATAGCTACGTTGGTTCTGTTAGACAAAAAGGGTtagtttga